Below is a genomic region from Penaeus chinensis breed Huanghai No. 1 chromosome 42, ASM1920278v2, whole genome shotgun sequence.
TTCCTCAGGGACTTTCCCAAGGCACTTTTCCCCAGGCGCTCTTCCCCAGGCACCCTTCGCAGGCACTCTTCTCAGGCTCATTCTAGGCACCCTTCCCAGGCACTCTTCGCAGGCACTCTTCCCCAGGCACCCTTCGCAGGCACTCTTCCCCAGGCACTCTTCCCCAGGCACCCTTCCTAGGCACTCTTCCCCAGGCACCCTTCGCAGGCACTCTTCCCCAGGCACTCTTCCCCAGGCATTCTTCCCCAGGCACTCTTCTCAGGCTCATTCTAGGCACCCTTCCCAGGCACTCTTCCCCAGGCACTCTTCCCCAGGCACTCTTCCCCAGGCACCCTTCCCCAGGCACCCTTCCCAGGCACTCTTCCCCAGGCACTCTTCCCCAGGCACCCTTCCCAGGCACTCTTCCCCAGGCACGCTTCGCAGGTACTCTTTCCCAGACACCCTTCCCAGGCACTCTTCCCCAGGCACCCTTCCCAGGCACTCTTCCCCAGGCACTCTTCCCCAGGCACCCTTGCATCCTTCCCAGGCACACTTCCCCAGGCACTCTTCCCAGGCACTCTTACCCAGGCACTCTTCCCCAGACACTCTTCCATTGGCACTCTTCCCCAGGCACTCTTCCCCAGGCACTCTTCCCCAGACACTCTTCCTCAGGCACTCTTCCCCAGGCACTCTTCCCCAGGCACTCTTCCCCAGGCACTCTTCCCCAGGAACTCTTCCCCAAGCACCCTTGCACCCTTCCCAGGCACCCTTTCCAGGCACTCTTCCCAGGCACTCTTCCCCAGGCACCCTTCCCCAGGCACCCTTCCCAGGCACTCTTCCCCAGGCACTCTTCCCGTGGCGCTCTTCCCCAGGCACTCTTTCCCAGGCAATCTTACCCAGGCACTCTTCCCCAGGCACTCTTTCCCAGGCTCTCTTCCCCAGGCACTCTTTCCCAGGCACCCTTCCCAGGCACTCTTCCCCAGGCACTCTATCCCTGGCACTCTTTCCCAGGCTCTCTTCCCCAGGCACTCTTCCCCAGGCACCCTTCCCAGGCACTCTTCCCCAGGCACTCTTCCTCAGGCACTCTTCCCCAGGCAATCTTCCCCAGGCACTCTTTCCCAGACACCCTTGCACCCTTCCCAGGCACTCTTCCCCAGGCACTCTTCCCCAGGCACCCTTCCCAGGCACTCTTCCCCAGGCACTCTTCCTCAGGCACTCTTCCCCAGGCAATCTTCCCCAGGCACTCTTTCCCAGACACCCTTCCCAGGCACTCTTCCCCAGGCACACACGCAGAATTGCGTATATTGCGTCTaaactagatacggtagtgggtgagtctatcattgATACAATAATAGAatgggaaccaccaacaatgattacctaaacagctcctcctctggggaaggatcatgggtcagccaccccagtataaagacccagccaactacatggTGTCGAAAGCAGGccgccaaatagttcgtcaaacacagcatcggtgatgtgacaaaaaaaaaaaaaaaaaaaaaaaaatgtaatctatgatatacaataaaaaatgataatagaaagaacggtaatgatgaaaataataatgataatggtattaataacaatgataaaaacaatatcaatagtaatgataataataaccatagtaaaaaatagtaattatgatattaatgataatagtaataatgataataataataataatgataatgatagtaataacaacaataataatgataataacaatgaaagtacaaataatcatgttaataataaaaataataacagtaattatgataataataacaacagcaacaacaacaataatgatagtaataatgactataatattaatataaataaagtgaataatggtaataataatattgataatggtgatgatgatgatgataatgattataataatattaacagcaagaacaacatcaacaacaatagtgataataataataataataatgataataacaaccaaaacagtgcaatagataaataataatattgataatagtaataataatgacgatgataataatgcaaatggtaatgaatatcaacagtaatgataatgataataatggtaatggaaattataataataataacaataatgataataacaatgataataacaataataattatgataataataataatgacaacaatagtgatcgtaataataacaacaaaaagaacagcaataataatgataaaaatgataacattgttactattatcattattattattac
It encodes:
- the LOC125047769 gene encoding mucin-12-like codes for the protein MKPAPFAGTLPWHSSSGTLPQALFPRRSSPGTLRRHSSPGAYPQAPFPGTLRRHSSPGTNTGILPQAPFAGTLLRLILGTLPRHSSPGTLRRHPSLALFLRHSSPGALPQAPFVGTLPQALIPRHPSQAPYAGTLPQAPTQAPFAGTLLRLILGTLPRHSSQALFPRHPSQALFPRHSSPGTLPRHSSPGTLRRHSSPGTLPQAFFPRHSSQAHSRHPSQALFPRHSSPGTLPQAPFPRHPSQALFPRHSSPGTLPRHSSPGTLRRYSFPDTLPRHSSPGTLPRHSSPGTLPQAPLHPSQAHFPRHSSQALLPRHSSPDTLPLALFPRHSSPGTLPQTLFLRHSSPGTLPQALFPRHSSPGTLPQAPLHPSQAPFPGTLPRHSSPGTLPQAPFPGTLPQALFPWRSSPGTLSQAILPRHSSPGTLSQALFPRHSFPGTLPRHSSPGTLSLALFPRLSSPGTLPQAPFPGTLPQALFLRHSSPGNLPQALFPRHPCTLPRHSSPGTLPQAPFPGTLPQALFLRHSSPGNLPQALFPRHPSQALFPRHTRRIAYIASKLDTVVGFTCQEDQKGFSRKKRLPLMPLRLTLPHGLKMPCLGLVAKAADRSSARDFRTTPRLDITKSNRPGVAARAGHTPDPTCLEFHAQLSKFWR